In a single window of the Montipora capricornis isolate CH-2021 chromosome 11, ASM3666992v2, whole genome shotgun sequence genome:
- the LOC138025046 gene encoding peptidylprolyl isomerase domain and WD repeat-containing protein 1-like: protein MADVVTRKRGLDTNDSGDEEDDDEVIGPLPAPAPKPKKKRVLEFEKVYLGNIPSAESYEKSFMHRDVVTHILATVTEFLITASCDGHIKFWKKQHQGIEFVKHFKAHLGTIHCIAASVDGQVMCSTAEDKSLKVFDVVNFDMINMLRLEYVPGHCEWIFSPGAAVAAVACSEKETGVIYIYDGRGTSSPLNTLNVHTKPVTFIKYNAVYDIAISADEAGIIEYWSGIKHDLTFPLNVDFEYKTDTDLFEFIMCKTFPISLTFSQDGKLFVTLATDRKVRVFRFLTGKKTRVFDESLQVFSEMQQQKQQLPDMEFGRRMATERDLEKTDTLRFSNVVFDESGHFLLYATMLGIKVINLHTNRCVRTIGKMENVRFVQLALHQGKANKAKAAVTMEMEASDNPSLQSGEPDPMLFCTASKKNRFYVFSTRQPDLSGDSDRDVFNEKPSREEILAATQGGEGAKKLPEEAVIHTTMGDIVIKLFPKECPRTVENFSTHGANGYYNTHIFHRVIHQFMIQTGDPLGDGTGGESIWGGEFEDEFHRNLRHDRPYTVSMANAGPNTNGSQFFITVVPTPWLDNKHTVFGRVVKGMDVVQIISNVKTNPKDDKPYEDIKIINISLKVL, encoded by the exons ATGGCAGATGTTGTAACCAGAAAACGTGGTTTGGACACAAATGATTCTGGCGACGAAGAAGACGATGATGAAGTAATTGGCCCTTTGCCAGCTCCTGCACCTaaaccaaaaaagaaacgaG TTTTAGAGTTTGAGAAAGTTTACCTTGGAAATATTCCTTCAGCTGAATCCTATGAGAAGAGTTTTATGCACAGAGATGTTGTCACGCATATACTGGCCACTGT CACAGAATTTCTTATCACTGCAAGTTGTGATGGTCAcattaaattttggaaaaagcAACACCAGGGAATTGAATTTGTCAAGCATTTCAAAGCACATCTTG GAACCATTCATTGCATTGCTGCCAGTGTTGATGGGCAAGTTATGTGTTCAACAGCAGAAGATAAATCGCTCAAAGTCTTTGATGTGGTTAATTTTG ATATGATCAACATGTTGAGATTAGAATATGTGCCTGGGCATTGTGAATGGATATTTTCCCCTGGAGCAGCAGTAGCTGCAGTAGCGTG CTCCGAAAAGGAGACAGGAGTTATTTACATTTATGATGGAAGGGGCACAAGCTCTCCTCTTAACACCCTTAATGTTCACACCAAGCCTGTGACGTTCATCAAG TACAATGCAGTTTACGATATCGCCATATCAGCTGACGAGGCAGGCATAATAGAGTATTGGAGTGGGATTAAACATGATCTCACTTTCCCCTTGAATGTTGACTTTGAATACAAAACTGATACAGACCTCTTTGAATTTATCATG TGCAAGACTTTTCCAATTTCATTGACGTTTTCACAAGATGGGAAACTTTTTGTCACCTTGGCAACAGACAGAAAG GTCAGAGTATTCAGATTTCTGACTGGAAAGAAGACAAGAGTGTTTGATGAGTCACTGCAAGTGTTTAGTGAGATGCAACAG caaaaacaacaactgcCAGATATGGAGTTTGGAAGACGCATGGCAACAGAAAGAGATTTGGAAAAGACTGACACCTTAAGGTTCTCCAATGTAG TGTTTGATGAAAGTGGACATTTTCTACTGTATGCCACAATGCTGGGAATAAAAG tCATAAATCTTCACACAAATAGATGTGTGAGAACAATTGGCAAG ATGGAGAATGTGCGCTTTGTGCAATTAGCTCTTCATCAAGGCAAGGCAAACAAGGCTAAAGCCGCAGTCACAATG GAAATGGAAGCATCCGACAACCCTTCTCTTCAAAGTGGTGAACCTGACCCGATGTTGTTCTGCACAGCGTCAAAGAAAAACAGGTTTTACGTGTTTTCGACACGACAGCCTGATTTAAG TGGCGACAGTGATCGTGATGTCTTCAATGAAAAGCCGTCCAGAGAGGAAATCCTCGCGGCTACTCAA GGAGGTGAGGGAGCGAAGAAACTTCCCGAAGAGGCTGTTATCCACACAACAATGGGTGACATCGTGATAAAATTGTTCCCGAAGGA GTGTCCCAGAACAGTGGAGAACTTCTCAACACACGGTGCGAATGGCTACTATAACACACACATATTCCATCGAGTCATTCATCAATTTATGATCCAAACAGGAGACCCTCTAG GGGATGGTACTGGTGGTGAATCCATCTGGGGTGGAGAGTTCGAAGACGAGTTTCACCGGAACTTGAGGCACGATCGACCTTACACAGTCAGTATGGCGAACGCGGGACCGAACACGAACGGTTCGCAGTTTTTCATTACAGTAGTACCAACG CCATGGCTGGACAATAAGCACACGGTGTTTGGTCGTGTTGTGAAAGGAATGGATGTGGTACAGATAATTAGCAACGTTAAAACAAATCCTAAAGATGACAAACCGTACGAGGATATCAAGATTATAAACATTTCACTCAAAGTTCTGTAA